From Lysinibacillus sp. SGAir0095, the proteins below share one genomic window:
- a CDS encoding thiol-disulfide oxidoreductase DCC family protein: MNIILFDGECHFCDASVQFIIKRDQNKYFKFASIQSEIGQKLLEEFKIPKTIDSMIYIEGDKSYVKSTAALRICKKLDHLWKLFYPFLIIPVFLRDAVYDLIAKNRHKLGKKTECKIPTKEELERFLH, encoded by the coding sequence ATGAACATAATTCTTTTTGATGGTGAGTGCCATTTCTGTGATGCTAGTGTTCAATTTATCATTAAGCGGGATCAAAACAAGTACTTTAAATTTGCTTCCATTCAAAGTGAAATTGGGCAAAAGTTGTTAGAAGAATTTAAAATCCCAAAAACTATAGATAGTATGATATACATTGAAGGGGATAAAAGCTATGTAAAATCCACAGCAGCATTAAGAATTTGTAAGAAGTTAGATCATCTGTGGAAGTTATTTTATCCATTCCTGATTATCCCAGTTTTCTTACGAGATGCTGTCTATGATCTTATTGCTAAAAATCGTCACAAGCTTGGAAAGAAAACTGAATGCAAAATTCCGACTAAAGAAGAATTAGAAAGATTTTTACATTAA
- a CDS encoding site-2 protease family protein: protein MDERAYAIMMRMTIHPLFLPILFTIVLYGNVSYYALILSSLIIHEVGHIVAALLCKVKVERCVIMPYGGEIELKGGNSIDPKKQLIIALGGPIATLCCIAAIPLLDPLLADPLLKIQIVLLGINLIPIWPLDGGRIIMALIHIFYPRIRVVEYYLTISLILIMITVFITFILLPKTLFLLVLSIFLFIQIVNAWRFRKYRFAFEKHVIKRLT, encoded by the coding sequence ATGGATGAAAGAGCATACGCAATCATGATGCGTATGACCATTCATCCATTATTTTTGCCGATTCTGTTTACTATTGTTTTATATGGTAATGTATCTTATTATGCACTTATTTTATCTTCCTTAATTATTCATGAAGTGGGACATATCGTAGCGGCTTTGCTTTGTAAAGTGAAGGTCGAACGCTGTGTGATAATGCCATATGGGGGGGAAATTGAACTAAAAGGCGGTAATTCGATAGATCCGAAAAAGCAGCTGATTATTGCACTTGGTGGACCGATTGCGACTCTTTGTTGTATTGCAGCGATTCCTTTACTTGACCCGCTTTTAGCAGACCCCTTATTGAAAATTCAGATTGTCTTGCTTGGAATTAATCTTATCCCGATATGGCCATTAGATGGTGGGCGTATTATTATGGCACTTATTCATATTTTTTACCCTCGTATTCGGGTGGTTGAATACTATTTAACGATTTCACTTATATTAATTATGATTACTGTATTTATCACGTTTATTTTATTGCCAAAAACTTTATTTTTACTCGTTTTGAGTATCTTTTTATTTATACAAATTGTGAATGCGTGGAGATTTAGAAAATACCGTTTTGCATTTGAGAAACATGTAATTAAACGGTTGACTTAA
- a CDS encoding septum site-determining protein MinC, with translation MNKQLVHIKGTKAGLVLRLDDQCAYAELVEELERKVSEGGIDGKVDVQLHLGNRYLLSAQQNELIAIVQGPGNMHVSKVHSDVITIEESNEKVLTDQSETFIGIIRSGQIVKTDGNIVVIGDVNPNGKIEAGGSIYVLGNLKGIAHAGVNGNKEAIIVASHFEPTHVLIDDQIEVMSNEQPFVKENSEQIFAYINRDGIISYERVQEVRKIRPLLSTIKGGS, from the coding sequence ATGAATAAACAGCTTGTCCATATTAAGGGGACTAAAGCGGGGTTGGTACTTCGGCTTGATGATCAGTGCGCCTACGCAGAACTGGTGGAAGAACTTGAACGCAAAGTTTCAGAAGGTGGAATCGATGGAAAAGTTGATGTACAACTGCATCTAGGAAATCGCTACCTACTGAGTGCACAACAAAATGAGCTCATCGCAATTGTACAAGGCCCAGGCAATATGCACGTTTCAAAAGTGCATAGTGATGTGATTACTATTGAAGAAAGTAATGAAAAAGTACTAACAGATCAGAGTGAAACCTTTATTGGGATTATTCGCTCTGGACAAATAGTTAAAACGGATGGAAATATTGTTGTTATTGGTGATGTAAATCCAAATGGAAAAATTGAAGCTGGTGGAAGCATTTATGTTCTTGGTAATTTAAAAGGAATTGCCCATGCAGGCGTAAATGGAAATAAAGAGGCTATAATCGTTGCGTCACATTTTGAACCTACCCACGTTTTAATTGACGACCAAATCGAAGTTATGTCCAATGAACAACCATTTGTCAAAGAAAATTCTGAACAAATCTTTGCATATATTAATAGAGATGGCATAATTTCATATGAACGAGTTCAAGAAGTAAGAAAAATACGTCCATTATTAAGTACGATTAAAGGAGGAAGCTAA
- the pheA gene encoding prephenate dehydratase: protein MKNEEVNQRIAYLGPEASFTYLATESLFPNGLLMPFSTIPECIEAVSEEKVDLAVVPLENTIEGTVPLTIDYLYHEANLYIVADCLSKIQQHLMVHKNQKENWQEIEEIYSHPHALAQCHKYLYYRFSSVPLQRYSSTSAAAKLVSENPDRCIAAIGNISSAEKYDLEIVQRNIHDFQFNHTRFLVLSKNNTRLPIEKSLGHAKTTLMITLPVNVSGALHQVLSVFAWRKLDLSKIESRPLKTGLGEYFFIMDVHADENEAMMKGAMEELEALGCNVKSLGTYYTYLTQE from the coding sequence GTGAAAAATGAAGAGGTAAATCAACGAATAGCATATTTAGGACCCGAAGCTTCTTTTACATATTTGGCAACAGAGAGTCTATTCCCTAATGGATTACTTATGCCTTTTTCAACGATTCCTGAGTGTATAGAAGCAGTGTCCGAAGAAAAGGTGGACTTAGCAGTTGTCCCGCTTGAAAATACGATAGAAGGTACGGTACCTTTGACGATTGATTATTTGTATCACGAAGCCAATTTGTATATCGTTGCGGATTGTTTATCCAAGATTCAACAGCATTTAATGGTACATAAAAATCAAAAAGAAAATTGGCAAGAAATCGAAGAAATTTACTCTCACCCGCATGCTTTAGCACAATGTCATAAATATCTGTATTATCGTTTTAGTTCAGTTCCTTTGCAACGCTATTCCTCAACATCTGCTGCAGCTAAATTAGTATCTGAGAATCCAGATCGTTGTATTGCGGCGATCGGCAATATTTCCTCTGCTGAGAAGTATGATTTAGAAATTGTGCAAAGAAATATCCATGATTTTCAATTTAACCATACTCGATTTCTTGTATTATCAAAAAATAATACCCGCTTGCCTATAGAGAAATCATTAGGCCATGCAAAGACAACATTAATGATTACATTGCCTGTAAACGTATCGGGGGCATTGCATCAAGTACTTTCTGTTTTTGCTTGGAGAAAGCTCGATTTAAGCAAAATTGAATCAAGACCGTTGAAAACAGGATTAGGTGAGTATTTCTTCATTATGGACGTACATGCAGATGAAAATGAAGCAATGATGAAGGGTGCTATGGAAGAACTGGAGGCCCTTGGCTGTAATGTAAAATCTCTTGGTACGTATTATACATATCTAACACAAGAGTAA
- a CDS encoding Spo0B domain-containing protein encodes MKTSTLSVIDVLKFANHDYMNQLQLLKMNLDLGRVQEAKSIIEKFSEQSKTFSNINKLKLPKTVEWLQTMQWRYQEFETTLNSNVTFPVDLEKDELIVEYLEKTVIHVCDSLDPYTEQLLDISIESNEKIFTLLFSLKGKWEAPLFNQEENNNFKVQTYEQTANEWKYALSVEQE; translated from the coding sequence ATGAAAACTTCAACACTTTCGGTTATTGATGTTTTAAAATTTGCTAATCATGATTATATGAATCAACTTCAATTACTAAAAATGAACTTAGATCTAGGTAGGGTCCAAGAAGCAAAATCAATTATTGAAAAATTTTCAGAGCAGAGTAAAACTTTTTCAAATATCAATAAATTAAAATTACCTAAAACGGTGGAATGGTTACAGACTATGCAGTGGAGATATCAAGAATTTGAAACAACTTTGAATAGTAATGTAACTTTTCCAGTTGATTTGGAAAAAGATGAACTAATTGTAGAATACTTAGAAAAGACAGTTATTCATGTGTGTGATTCTCTGGATCCTTATACTGAACAGCTGCTAGATATCTCAATTGAATCAAATGAGAAAATTTTCACTTTGCTTTTTAGCTTAAAGGGGAAGTGGGAAGCACCATTATTCAATCAAGAAGAGAATAATAATTTTAAGGTTCAAACATATGAGCAAACTGCAAATGAGTGGAAGTATGCTTTGAGCGTAGAACAGGAGTGA
- the obgE gene encoding GTPase ObgE, whose protein sequence is MFVDHVKIYVKGGDGGDGMVAFRREKYVPNGGPAGGDGGNGGNVVFLVEEGLRTLMDFRYQRHFKADRGEHGMSKGMHGRNSTDLVVKVPPGTVVMNEETGAVIADLVEHGQTAVIARGGRGGRGNSRFATPANPAPELAEKGEPGQELNVILELKVLADVGLVGFPSVGKSTLLSVVSAAKPKIGAYHFTTIVPNLGMVETEDGRSFAMADLPGLIEGAHQGVGLGMQFLRHIERTRVIVHVIDMSGMEGRDPYEDYVTINEELKQYNLRLTERPQIVVANKMDMPDAEENLKEFKEKVGDSVKVYAVSAVSRQGLKPVLFEIADLLEVTPHFELHEVVAEDSDATVLYKHEKKGEDFEITRDDDGAYVLSGYSIERLFKMTDFSREDGIRRFARQLRGMGVDDALRERGAKDGDIVRLMEFEFEFIE, encoded by the coding sequence ATGTTTGTCGATCACGTCAAGATTTATGTGAAGGGTGGAGACGGTGGAGATGGTATGGTCGCCTTTCGCCGTGAAAAATACGTACCAAATGGTGGCCCTGCTGGTGGAGATGGAGGAAATGGAGGAAATGTCGTATTCCTGGTAGAAGAAGGACTACGAACTCTAATGGATTTCCGTTATCAACGCCACTTTAAGGCAGACCGTGGCGAACACGGGATGAGTAAAGGAATGCACGGAAGAAACTCCACTGACCTTGTAGTAAAAGTTCCACCAGGTACAGTCGTTATGAACGAAGAAACTGGAGCAGTCATTGCAGATTTAGTGGAACATGGTCAAACCGCAGTCATAGCACGTGGAGGACGCGGTGGACGTGGAAATAGTCGTTTTGCCACTCCTGCCAATCCGGCTCCCGAACTTGCAGAAAAAGGTGAGCCAGGACAGGAATTAAATGTTATATTAGAATTAAAAGTGTTAGCTGACGTAGGTTTAGTTGGCTTCCCTAGCGTAGGTAAATCAACTCTACTTTCTGTTGTTTCGGCAGCCAAACCTAAAATCGGAGCGTATCACTTCACAACAATTGTTCCAAATCTAGGTATGGTTGAAACAGAAGATGGACGAAGCTTTGCGATGGCAGATTTACCTGGACTGATTGAAGGGGCACATCAGGGCGTTGGATTAGGCATGCAATTCCTACGACATATTGAACGAACAAGAGTAATTGTCCATGTTATTGATATGTCTGGTATGGAAGGCCGTGATCCATATGAGGACTACGTAACAATCAATGAAGAACTGAAGCAATACAATTTGCGTTTGACTGAAAGACCACAAATTGTTGTAGCAAACAAAATGGATATGCCGGATGCAGAAGAAAACTTAAAAGAATTTAAAGAAAAAGTTGGAGATTCTGTTAAGGTTTATGCTGTTTCAGCAGTTTCACGCCAAGGTCTTAAGCCTGTATTGTTTGAAATCGCAGACTTGCTTGAAGTAACACCTCACTTTGAATTACATGAAGTGGTTGCCGAAGATAGTGATGCAACTGTACTATATAAGCATGAGAAAAAAGGTGAAGACTTCGAAATTACTCGTGATGATGACGGTGCTTATGTATTATCTGGCTATTCGATTGAACGTCTATTCAAAATGACTGATTTCAGTCGTGAAGATGGTATTAGACGATTTGCAAGACAATTACGCGGAATGGGTGTCGATGATGCTTTACGTGAACGTGGAGCAAAAGACGGAGATATCGTCCGCTTAATGGAATTCGAATTTGAATTTATAGAATAA
- the rplU gene encoding 50S ribosomal protein L21, with product MYAIIETGGKQIKVEAGQEIYVEKLGVEADEVVTFDKVLFVGGETVKVGAPTVAGATVTAKVVKEGRAKKITVFKYKAKKNYRRKQGHRQPYTKLVVETINA from the coding sequence ATGTACGCAATTATCGAAACTGGTGGAAAACAAATCAAAGTAGAAGCTGGACAAGAGATCTATGTTGAAAAACTAGGTGTTGAAGCTGACGAAGTAGTTACTTTTGATAAAGTTTTATTCGTAGGTGGAGAAACAGTTAAAGTTGGAGCTCCAACTGTTGCAGGTGCTACTGTTACAGCGAAAGTTGTAAAAGAAGGACGCGCAAAAAAAATTACTGTATTCAAATACAAAGCGAAGAAAAACTACCGTCGTAAACAAGGTCATCGTCAACCTTACACGAAATTAGTTGTTGAAACAATCAACGCTTAA
- the minD gene encoding septum site-determining protein MinD, protein MGVAIVITSGKGGVGKTTTTANLGTALALQGKKVCLVDTDIGLRNLDLVLGLDNRIIYDLVDVVEGRCKIHQALVKDKRVDEKLFLLPAAQTTDKNAVTPEQMKSLIDELKREYDYVLIDCPAGIEQGYKNAVAGADRAIVVTTPEISAVRDADRIIGLLEQEAIEPPKLIINRIRKDLMKSGDSLDINEITTHLSIDLLGIVIDSEDVISSSNKGEPIVMDPNSKASLGYRNIARRILGESVPLMSIEDNSKGMFKKFISIFSK, encoded by the coding sequence GTGGGTGTAGCAATCGTAATAACTTCAGGTAAAGGCGGAGTAGGTAAGACAACAACAACTGCCAATCTGGGAACTGCATTGGCTCTTCAAGGGAAAAAAGTATGTTTAGTAGATACAGATATTGGCTTACGTAACTTAGACTTAGTGTTAGGCTTAGATAATCGAATTATATATGACCTAGTCGATGTCGTAGAAGGTCGCTGTAAGATCCATCAAGCGTTAGTAAAGGACAAACGTGTTGATGAAAAACTATTTTTATTGCCTGCTGCTCAAACAACGGATAAAAATGCCGTTACACCAGAGCAAATGAAGAGTTTAATAGACGAGTTAAAGCGTGAATATGATTATGTTTTAATTGACTGTCCTGCGGGTATTGAACAAGGTTATAAAAATGCAGTAGCAGGTGCTGATCGTGCTATTGTAGTAACAACTCCTGAAATTTCGGCTGTTCGAGATGCAGATCGTATTATCGGACTATTGGAGCAGGAAGCAATTGAACCGCCAAAATTAATTATTAACCGTATTCGTAAAGATTTAATGAAAAGTGGAGATTCATTGGATATAAATGAAATTACAACGCATTTATCAATTGATTTATTAGGAATCGTTATTGATAGTGAAGACGTAATCAGTTCATCTAACAAAGGTGAACCTATTGTCATGGATCCAAATAGTAAGGCTTCTTTAGGGTATCGTAATATTGCAAGAAGAATTCTGGGTGAATCAGTTCCATTAATGTCTATTGAAGACAATTCTAAAGGAATGTTCAAAAAGTTCATTTCTATTTTCTCGAAATAA
- a CDS encoding LysM peptidoglycan-binding domain-containing protein, producing MRIHIVQKGETLWRIAKQYGIGLDELKNLNTHLANPDYIVPGMEIILPEGGAATPNSTMTKGQQTAPMSNKEKLTAPKVEQTKPIEKAQPVKEVPKVVKTAPIPAPVPQPMPAPKVELTPQFQLDFAPQMHFQQPKTLPAPAPAPQPIYIQMPAPQTQVDVETTVEKEVQYVQVPLPQPQIIYVCCPQPQPQPCGCHEQAHFHNPCGCHEQVYYHNPCGCQEQHYHQPQPCGHDYTNYQHVPCGHDEYDYQQMPQQQFNDCGCGGGGYPSHEMMPYGMQYFEPNYDMAPMTDVAPAMEGPYDEHDGLPDWLLDSSEVKAQMDGQDFATNAAPQGFEDFNPYAPAEDQGQVADYYQDGFNYGTGGYPYSQNPYGDYMQQYMPQQMMPQQFMQQQMMPQEMMPQQMMSQEMMPQQMMPQQTMQSNNQAYPNNPYLPQNRPWNY from the coding sequence GTGCGAATTCATATTGTTCAAAAAGGTGAGACACTTTGGCGAATTGCGAAACAGTATGGGATTGGGCTTGATGAATTAAAAAATTTAAATACACATTTAGCTAACCCTGATTATATTGTACCGGGCATGGAGATTATTTTACCAGAAGGTGGAGCTGCAACACCAAATTCAACAATGACAAAAGGGCAGCAAACTGCACCGATGTCAAATAAAGAAAAGCTTACTGCACCAAAAGTAGAACAAACAAAGCCTATTGAAAAGGCTCAACCTGTTAAAGAAGTGCCGAAAGTTGTGAAAACTGCACCGATTCCAGCACCGGTACCACAGCCGATGCCTGCGCCGAAAGTAGAGCTAACGCCGCAATTTCAATTAGATTTTGCGCCGCAAATGCATTTCCAGCAACCCAAGACATTACCTGCACCAGCCCCTGCACCACAACCAATTTATATTCAAATGCCAGCACCACAAACGCAAGTTGATGTCGAGACAACCGTGGAAAAAGAGGTTCAGTACGTTCAAGTACCATTGCCACAGCCTCAAATAATTTATGTATGCTGTCCACAACCGCAACCACAACCTTGTGGATGTCATGAGCAAGCACATTTCCATAACCCATGTGGATGTCATGAACAGGTATACTATCATAACCCATGTGGTTGCCAAGAACAGCATTATCATCAGCCACAGCCATGTGGTCATGATTACACTAATTATCAACATGTCCCATGTGGTCACGATGAGTATGATTATCAACAAATGCCACAACAACAGTTTAACGACTGCGGATGTGGTGGAGGAGGATATCCTTCTCATGAAATGATGCCTTATGGTATGCAGTACTTTGAGCCGAACTATGATATGGCCCCAATGACAGATGTTGCTCCTGCAATGGAAGGTCCTTATGATGAACATGATGGATTACCGGATTGGTTATTAGATTCTTCTGAGGTAAAAGCACAAATGGATGGCCAAGATTTTGCAACAAATGCTGCTCCGCAAGGTTTTGAAGATTTCAATCCTTACGCCCCTGCTGAAGATCAAGGGCAAGTAGCTGACTACTATCAAGATGGATTCAACTATGGAACTGGCGGTTATCCATATTCTCAAAACCCTTACGGAGATTACATGCAACAATATATGCCACAACAGATGATGCCACAACAATTTATGCAGCAACAGATGATGCCTCAAGAAATGATGCCGCAACAGATGATGTCCCAAGAAATGATGCCACAACAAATGATGCCACAACAAACGATGCAATCTAACAACCAAGCATATCCTAATAATCCTTATTTACCACAAAACAGACCTTGGAATTATTAA
- the rpmA gene encoding 50S ribosomal protein L27 produces MKLLLSLDLQFFASKKGVGSTKNGRDSESKRLGAKRADGQFVSGGSILYRQRGTKIYPGTNVGRGGDDTLYAKVDGVVKFERLGRDKKKVSVYPVAQEA; encoded by the coding sequence ATGAAATTATTACTTTCTTTAGACCTTCAATTTTTCGCTTCGAAAAAAGGGGTAGGTTCTACAAAGAACGGACGTGACTCTGAGTCAAAACGCCTTGGTGCTAAACGTGCTGATGGTCAATTCGTATCAGGTGGTTCAATTCTTTACCGTCAACGCGGTACAAAAATTTACCCAGGTACAAACGTAGGCCGTGGTGGAGATGACACACTTTACGCTAAAGTGGATGGTGTTGTTAAATTCGAACGTTTAGGTCGCGACAAGAAAAAAGTTAGTGTATACCCTGTAGCTCAAGAAGCTTAA
- a CDS encoding M23 family metallopeptidase: MNKKWKWIAAIVLCGVVILGIRLQERGQLAVDVKKIVYSSEDLTIMRNVLREVFGQEEDEKITVSSESVNKELLSFVSVKPFDQGYLLTFEEAIPILAIENGLVVYTGHTKNTGKTISVFYEDDTTVTYGNVDSFSLLPYTSIERGGTLANKEPGDLYIKIEEGGKVLTLEETLEWMKEHTQS, translated from the coding sequence GTGAACAAGAAATGGAAATGGATAGCGGCTATTGTTCTCTGCGGGGTCGTCATATTGGGTATTCGTTTGCAAGAGAGGGGGCAATTAGCGGTAGATGTGAAAAAAATTGTTTATAGCTCTGAAGACTTAACCATTATGCGGAATGTGCTACGAGAAGTATTCGGCCAAGAAGAAGATGAGAAGATTACGGTATCATCAGAAAGTGTAAACAAAGAGCTTTTATCGTTTGTATCAGTAAAACCGTTTGACCAAGGGTACCTGCTAACATTCGAAGAAGCAATCCCGATTCTTGCGATTGAAAATGGACTTGTTGTCTATACAGGTCATACAAAAAATACAGGCAAGACAATTTCCGTATTTTATGAAGATGATACTACTGTTACTTACGGTAATGTGGATTCGTTTTCATTATTGCCATATACATCGATTGAACGAGGAGGTACGCTTGCGAATAAGGAACCTGGGGATCTATATATAAAAATAGAAGAAGGCGGAAAAGTGTTAACCCTAGAGGAGACTTTAGAATGGATGAAAGAGCATACGCAATCATGA
- the mreD gene encoding rod shape-determining protein MreD: MIRFLIPFVAVVLFLLEPEFALFSPISWGEQTLTLVPRFVILYLIFISIYYSKKRACLYGLIFGLLYDVFYIDIIGLYSFLYPLVCFIAGSTVKFIHQHLSVTTILSVVLVALMEVFLYYFFYFIQFTTIPVSDFLSNRLLPTIIANLLFLIMLGWAFKYLINARVLQRARDNS; the protein is encoded by the coding sequence ATGATACGATTCTTAATCCCTTTTGTAGCAGTTGTTTTATTTTTGTTAGAGCCGGAGTTTGCATTGTTTTCACCAATCAGTTGGGGAGAGCAAACTCTAACGCTAGTACCTCGATTTGTTATACTCTATTTGATTTTTATCTCCATCTACTATAGTAAAAAAAGAGCGTGTTTGTATGGATTAATTTTTGGACTCTTGTATGATGTGTTTTACATTGATATTATTGGATTATATTCCTTTTTATATCCACTTGTTTGTTTTATTGCTGGGTCTACTGTAAAATTTATCCATCAACATTTAAGTGTTACAACAATCCTATCCGTAGTGCTAGTAGCTTTAATGGAAGTTTTTTTATATTATTTCTTTTATTTTATTCAGTTTACAACAATACCGGTAAGCGATTTTTTAAGCAACCGTTTACTGCCAACTATAATCGCAAACCTATTATTTCTAATAATGCTTGGTTGGGCATTTAAATATTTAATCAATGCGCGTGTGTTACAGCGTGCCCGAGATAATTCTTAA
- a CDS encoding ribosomal-processing cysteine protease Prp — MITVTIHHDENRHVSAFEFSGHAEYDQTGKDLVCAGASTIAIGTVNAIYALLQIEPKIDQATEGGGYLRVDLPTDIDAEVDAKLQLIVQVMTAQVYSMVQTYGQYIKINYNQVA, encoded by the coding sequence ATGATAACTGTTACAATTCATCACGATGAAAATAGACATGTTTCTGCATTCGAATTTTCTGGTCATGCTGAGTATGATCAAACAGGTAAGGATTTAGTATGCGCAGGTGCATCTACAATTGCCATTGGCACTGTAAATGCCATTTATGCATTATTACAAATCGAACCTAAAATCGACCAGGCAACAGAAGGTGGAGGCTACCTTCGCGTAGATCTTCCTACCGATATTGACGCAGAAGTCGATGCAAAATTACAACTTATTGTCCAAGTTATGACTGCTCAAGTGTACTCGATGGTCCAAACTTACGGACAATATATTAAAATCAACTACAACCAAGTAGCCTAG
- a CDS encoding ACT domain-containing protein — translation MKNVANQRYYLVREDVLTDAMQKTLEAKHLLQSGAVSSIWDAVKEVDLSRSAFYKYRDAVFPFHSIVRERILTIFIQLQDEKGTLASLLEIISVAQCNILTIHQTIPIQGRANVTLSLDVTSMVYELDELIQQLKKLEFVESAEVISSGAL, via the coding sequence ATGAAAAACGTTGCTAATCAACGGTATTATTTAGTTCGAGAAGATGTGCTGACAGATGCAATGCAAAAAACATTAGAAGCCAAGCATCTATTACAAAGTGGAGCAGTTTCTTCAATCTGGGATGCGGTAAAAGAAGTGGATTTATCGCGAAGCGCATTTTATAAATATCGGGATGCTGTTTTTCCTTTCCACTCCATTGTACGTGAACGAATTTTAACGATTTTTATACAATTGCAAGATGAAAAAGGAACACTTGCAAGTTTACTGGAAATCATAAGTGTAGCGCAATGCAATATTTTAACGATCCATCAAACAATCCCAATTCAGGGAAGGGCAAATGTAACGTTATCTTTAGATGTTACGAGTATGGTATACGAACTAGACGAACTTATTCAACAATTGAAAAAACTGGAATTTGTTGAATCGGCTGAGGTAATCAGTTCAGGAGCACTTTAA
- a CDS encoding transcription repressor NadR: protein MKKMLGEDRRHELLHMLKTKNEPITGTDLAKYANVSRQVIVNDMNLLKARNEPIVATSQGYMFLKREDNHEVFERKIVCLHTAEQAEDEMLTIVDCGVTLKSVIIDHPVYGEITASMMLSNRHDVKSFLQRVNETKANYLSVLTDGTHLHEISAPSKELLDRAEQMLREKGFLIEEE from the coding sequence ATGAAAAAAATGTTAGGCGAAGATCGTCGACATGAATTGCTCCATATGTTAAAAACCAAAAACGAGCCTATTACTGGAACAGATTTAGCAAAATATGCAAATGTTTCCAGGCAGGTGATTGTCAATGATATGAACTTACTAAAAGCACGAAACGAGCCCATTGTTGCAACGAGTCAGGGGTATATGTTTCTGAAGCGTGAAGATAATCATGAAGTTTTCGAAAGAAAAATTGTCTGTTTACATACAGCGGAGCAAGCAGAAGATGAAATGTTAACGATTGTTGACTGTGGAGTCACATTAAAAAGTGTTATCATAGACCATCCTGTTTACGGGGAAATTACAGCTTCTATGATGTTATCCAATCGACACGATGTAAAGAGTTTTCTTCAGCGTGTTAATGAAACAAAAGCAAATTATTTATCTGTCTTAACAGACGGTACACATTTACATGAGATTTCTGCCCCATCTAAAGAACTTTTAGATCGAGCTGAACAAATGCTAAGGGAAAAAGGATTCTTAATCGAAGAAGAGTAG